Below is a window of Impatiens glandulifera chromosome 2, dImpGla2.1, whole genome shotgun sequence DNA.
ttaaatttaaaaacgggtaaaccgacaatccgacccaagtatccaaattaaccacagctctcgacccggcaatccggacactttaaaaattaagcatcattatatatatatagattagttagttaaaaagttgaacttatattaatgttaaaacgtcccgcgtttatcaaatttggtgttgaatttaaaatataaagtctttgtagcctagttggttaaagagttgtacttgttttattaggttgcaagttcgaaacatacctctagcatttttaattttatttttaaccgttttaaatttaaaaacgggtaaacccacaatccgacccaagtatccaaattaaccacagctctcgacccggcaatccggacactttaaaaattaagcatcattatatatatatctatagattagttagttaaaaagttgaacttatattaatgttaaaacgtcccgcgtttatcaaatttggtgctgaatttaaaaaataaagtctttgtagcctagttggttaaaaagttgtacttgttttgttaggttgcaagttcgaaacatacctctagcatttttaattttatttttaaccgttttaaatttaaaaacgggtaaacccacaatccgacccaagtatccaaattaaccacagctctcgacccggcaatccggacactttaaaaattaagcatcattatatatatatagattagttagttaaaaagttgaacttatattaatgttaaaacgtcccgcgtttatcaaatttggtgttgaattaaaaatattaagtctttgtagcctagttggttaaagagttgtacttgttttgttaggttgcaagttcgaaacatacctctagcatttttaattttatttttaaccgttttaaatttaaaaacgggtaaacccacaatccgacccaagtatccaaattaaccacagctctggacccgacaatccggacactttaaaaattaagcatcattatatatatatagattatgaaggactaacattatatttatagtcATGATCCTTCACTTTTATTGAAAACgaaatttcattatatttgttttatttttttatttttaatatttctagttataaagtatttattatttagttattctTAGATCTTTACTTTTTAactgttttttaataaatatataaattcacattttaattttgtaataggTGACGACAGTGATAAACATAGATATCCATAAATttgaatagtaaaataaaaattgagttcaatgattattattttactacctgacaaataaaaataaaagtcgGATTCAATGATGGGTATTTTATTAACCGTTGTTATGCTGCTTTGTATCCCGTTGCAGTATAAActaatcataaattaaatattgttctTTATCATGCAAACAATAGTGCAAAATATAATGCCATCTTAATTGATGAGCAATTATTATAAGGAAGCAACGTCATAATAAAAAGGAAAATCAAGGTAGGCTTGACTTTTAACTAATTTTGCACCGAAAAAACATGTTATAGTGTCAACTTGTCATAGAcaacattgaaaaaaaattggcaAAAATATAAGGTGATTGTTAATTGTAATTGTCAAAAATCAATCCACCTActgtatttatttcttaaaaaattaccACATTTAAAGCattaaacacaagaaagaaagaaaatattcaaagataaaaatcttatttaactCCACCTTCTTCGATCTTCTTCCTCATCTACTGGAGTATACCAAGAAGGTCGTAGTTTCGAGTTACTGAGTCTGTAATTGAGAAGCACTTCCTCTCCACAAAGTTTCCTCGTTGCCACAAGTACAATACTCTTAAGACTCGGAGGAGGAGGAGCATCCGAACCACCACCACCCCAAGACTTAAACCAGAAAGTACCATACTTCTTCATTTTTACTTCTTCTCTGCCGCCACCAAACGCTACATTTGGTATATAAGGCCTCATCTTCACCTCACTTAACGGGAAATCATAAGAACAAACCATTACATTTGGGCTCATATCTTTTCCAGGGTGGTTCGCAAAGTGAGCAAATGCAAGAGGATTTCGAAGCTCCAGAATATCACCAGCACCTGTTGTTCGTGTCGGGTCCAGAGGCTTACTGAGCATCTTCCATATTCGGTCAGACCCTTTCATATCATTGTTGTCTTTTGATACTGGAAACGAGCTGGTTGACCAATCCCATAGCTCACGAGATTCACCACCAACCCCCCATGGCTGGGCATTAATCACATTTCCATCGTAGCGTGTGATAAGGTAAGAATTGTTTGCATTAACTCTTGGATATCCAGGAATATAACGGTAATAAGCTGGAGAGTAAACTAGACCAGGGTAAAATGCTATTACATCTCCCACGTCAGCTTCACCATCTACAAATAAACCTAGGCCGGCTTCCTTATGTGGAATTTCAGATGGCTTTATCACAACATTGTAGCCTACCAAATCCTTTAATCTCTTTGACAGTTCCTCACGTTTCAGAGGCTTTGTATCAGCTACAGCTGTGCTGGAAATTCACTATAATTAGACTAGGAAATGTTAGTGAGTTTcaccaaaaaaaacaaaactacGCATTTCTCACAAATTCTGCAAATCGAGAGATTATTTCTACTGATCAAAAGTTATTCTGCATGTAAATAAGGCACATACTTACTAGGTCTATGACCTGGCGCAATGCTTGGATGTCTGCCAACAGCAAGACTAAGACCACTACGAATCGGAGCAGTATTTGTCTGTGAATCAAGAGGAGCGTTCTTGCCCTTGTGATCAGGAAGAAGAATGTCATCCATTCGCGTACAAAACGCGTTAACCTGAGAATGAATATTTTCCTGAACTTGCTTCTGTTGATCAGTGAAAGGTGCCTTCTTAGTCATATCTATGATCTCATCTATGTCTGCTTCACTAGCATCTCTTCCTAGCCGATTGTAACTGGAAAATGGAGcatttttacaatttaatagTTCGACATGTTAACCAATATGTTGTTAAACTCGCAAACCTCTCTTAGTTTATGagttgatttatatataaaacgaGTCATCGAGCAAACTCAGAAATAATTAGAACGGAAATGTAAATAGGAAGACATTCTATAGTATAAAGGAAGAAGATACTCAGCAATagtataaacatattattaaatttcatcatttaataaataagacaCATTTCTAggtctttaatttttatattggTATAATTCTATCCATTTTACCTTACCTTATTTAGTTGATTAGATTGATATACATCTATATGTAGCTCTTATAATCATGAGTAACTCACATACATCTATAGAGAATCCTTTAACCTTTTCTATCATTTAGTTGCATAACTAAAGAGCATGCCGTTTCTTTCTTTTATGCATATCATATATTTCAAGAACTTGAGATGAAGAGATTATTGGTAAGGGTCTTGAATCAAATGGCCTATAAGTATTGGATACAACCCTAATGTCCAATTGAGTGTGGAAATGCCATGTCTTCAATCGAACTCCATTATCTTTGGCATTTTTAGGGATGTTGAAATTATCATATCCAGGTTTATGAGGTAGGGATTCTTCTGCGAAAGGAGCAATGCAAGTTTCATGTGATAACCAAGTCACCATCCATATCACATTCAATCTTGTATTCCATGAGCACAGAAAACATATTGAAGTAGACTGTCATTTCATTCAAGACAACTTAAGAAGACATCACTTCTATAAAATATGCAATCTTGAGTGATCAACTTGCTAGTATTATcagaaaccaaaaaaaaaagacatttatAGCAAGTTGGAAATGATTGAATATTTTATCCAACTTAAGGGCCGGGGAGGAGGATAAAGGAATTAGAATATCAACTTAAGGAACTGAAAATCAAGATAGAAGGAATCAAAGATTGTAGATATTCTTCCCATTTCACGTTACTTTATTTAGCTCTACATACATGTACATCTATATATAACTGTTAGCAATTGATATACAAACTCTTACGAAAGGATTTATCTCTTATGTTCTGCGTCTGTTATACACCCTAAGGTGCTTCTAAATGGATTTCGTTCTGTAATGTCATTTATGTTTTCTCTAGTTACTCATCTACAACAGATGCATGTACTTAAAAACTAACCACCTTGACTGTATATGAAAAGGGATTCTGACCTGGTATACAGAAAAAGCCTATTTATATCTGCTTCAAATTGAAGGTGCCTTGGATCCCTAGAAATTGAACGATTCTTTGCAAGAGCTTTTACTGCCTGAAACATTGATCAAAAGTAAAACACAAATTAGAACCTAACCATAACACATAAATAAAGACAGATTCGTATCAGTTTTATAACCTGAAGTCTATCCAATTCTGTCCGAATGATAGGACACTAGAGTTGGATGTACTCTACAGGGAATAAGATTAAGCATAGAAAAATGAGTTACAGGTAGTTGGTGGTCTTTTCTTTTGCTTCATAAACAGAAACTCTCTTCTTAAGCGAATAAGTGGAATAACTGTCTCATTTTCTCCCAAGTTTCAGCAATAAAAATTGAATCAGGCCACAATGGTTGAAGCACTTAGAAGCTTCAATATAGGATGAATCAACCAAATATTTCATATCTAAGATGACAAGATGTTCCATTAATTTTCTATAACTTTTCTAAGTCTTTCTCATTTTATTGTGTTGGGGGAATTCTTTCGATTATGGGAATTTGTTGCGTGAACCCTAATGTTGAGCCTTAATGATTGTTAAATTCTTTAGAGAATGGAAGTTCAGACTACAAAAGCGTAAAAAAAAAGTAGTGTATTGGAAATGGAACATGGTTGAATGATAGTCAGATGCTGTGACTTATCAACTCACCCAGGAAGATCCACCCACAGTGATGCAGATTATCTCCCTTGACAAATTGTGAATGAAGACGAAGACGGTCTTGTTGTGTGAAATTGGCATAAGAACTCATTTGTTTTCCTTTATTAGGCTCTAATAAACCAACTGAGAGCCAACGAAGACCGAAACCCACCCAAGAGCAACCTTATATTAAACCTTTCTATCTGGTAATAATAGTCCAAAGATGATTCTTGGGTAGTAGAGAACTACTAATACTACATCCTTTTAGTAAAAATACAACCTTTTTTGGTTGCAACTCTCTACCTAAAGTCATTTAAGAACACCACACTCTCAGTAGTTCTAGAGAAACTAGGTGTAGTTCAAATAAGAAAGATCGGGAAAACCTGCAATAAAGAATACTAATGTGGTCGGAAGAATGGGAGAATCAGAGAAAGTACCTCCTGAAATTTCCGAAAAAGGAAAGCCATGGTGAAGCAGCCTAAATCAGCTTCTCCCTGCTCGAGATATGTCTCTCTCGTCCGGTGAAGCAACCCCCGACACAACACAAGGGTTTAGAACTCTGACCTAGGTGGGTGCCGGATCTTTTTGACCCGATCCGTGACAGTCAGATCATGCAAACCGCAAACCGGTGttaatttgtgtttaaactCCAAACTAGCAACTCTCAATTCACCATATCTCCTTTCAAGCagactttttatttttcaatgcATTGGATAATAgtagatagttaattaaataattttttattatatttaaaatttcaatttaattattttattatatacaaaaaatatatatataaataaattgtaaaatcatataaattattaaaaaaattaattaattaaatctaaataaataatgaaaaaacatATTCAAACTCGTCATGTGATATGCATAGTTTAGAATTTACAAATGTCTAAAGTCATTCTTTCTAGCAATTTTCATCAACTAACTCCAAATCATTCTtcaaaaatgatttttcattGTTTTCCATTGATAACAACTATTAGagaataaattcttaatttttgttttgatgGCAGAAACAAATTGATTTTTCAGAGTCACGTCAATAATAGACTTTGTAATATTTGTAGCactttcatatttaactttatattcagtGAATTTCATGTAAAAGGTTTgaaaaaattactattttgtttttgtttttttaaatggataaatataacatattttatgaataaatgtaatatttttggTAAATAAGCATATTGGACAGTTTTAATCAAATTCATGAGTAAATATGATATTCTTCTGATTTTGTAACTAGtccaacaaataaaaataaaaattaagcacCTAATCCGTGTTAGacaagaatttgaaaaaaaaaataataatttatttgtagacataattttttatatgcattttagtcgaatattgatttagataagataatattattttaatatatataataataaatatttttgtcacGAAACGCAACGTCTGAGACATTGGTTTAAAACTCTGACCCAAATTGGTGTTGACCTTTTTTACCCTACCAAATCCGTGACAGTCGATAATGCAAACAATAAAACTAGATGTGGTTTCttaaagtaaaaacaaaaatattgaaCCTAAACATGGATTCTGTAACTAAGCCaacgaatttaaaaaaaaactttgtttatAAAGACTAGTaccatttgaaaaaaattatataaatttatttgaaaacattaattattgATAAGTATCCTATTTCAATATTAGTTTAAATGAgataatattatacaatattatataatatatcataattaaatatattaaaatttttaatatatatatatagagagagagagattgttTAATCTAATTCATTTTGAAGATATTGAGAATACTAATGTAGGCCATTAGAACTCTGACCTAGGTGGGTGTAGAccttttttaattctttaagTACAAcgcaagaaattaaaattaaaaaaaaatatatttgtaaacaaccaatctaaatttcattttttttttttataaatttatttgaattttacttttttaaatatagtataatatattataattatatatattaacaattaataaaacttgttaacaaaaataaacttataatttttaatatatttttaaacaagaCTCTTTACACTTAAAATACAAGTCAGATAAATTacttttgttataattttcatttatgcaaatcataaaaaataaaaataaaaataaaaacttgaaATGTAACTAGGGTGGGGAGAAGCTATTagtgaaaatataataagagCACTATGAAGGAAGAATACTTGTTCAATTGTTGGatttagtttgaattcaaatcaAAGAATGACTTCCTCGTCCAATGACATTTGGACCATTCAATAGTCTTCTTCTAAAGTGTAAACAAAAGGTACAAGTTCTGGGATTTCTCCCATCCAACTGCTAGCAGCCCAGTCCAGGCCAGGCCACACCTTGACGACTGTAACATACAGATTGAGCTCAATCAGGCGAACTCTCCCAAATCCGTGCATAACCCAAAAACAATATCGTGAAGAAGGCTAACATGTTACATCACTTGCATTGATTCGACTGCGAACTCCAGTCATCAAGAAGTCCTGTTATGGAATCCTGAAACTTCTTAGACTGAGGACCCGGTTTCAATACATTCACATCACCCCACTGTGAGCAAGGATCTACCCACCAGCTATTTCTCCCGCCGCACCAAGCACCCCGGGCAACCCTGTTTCGGCCACGTTTCAGGATCTTCTCATCAACCATGTCCAAAACTGGATCGTCTTTTTGGAATTGTCTGGCAAACGCTGCTCCACTCTGAACCATTTGATTATAATCGGACGCTACTAGAAAATGAGGCTCCATCTTTGGCGGATTGTCCCACATCATGTATCGTAGATCACTGTTGACTGTCGTGTTCTTAAACTCTGGGGAATTGCAAATGACTGTATGAAAATATACTTCTTGAGGCAAAATTGCGTTGTTGAAGTACATTAAGAGAGTTCGAGGGAGATTATCCCAACCCACAACACAGTATTCCAAGAATGACCGACTTAAAACCACCCATGGAGAACCTGAAATTTCAAAGGGGATTACCATTTTACAGTAATAATTCTTGAAAAGCCCATAACAgctggagcttgtttgatgtaggatttatttgaaataatcagattaattgttttttattttaataaaaggtaAAGCAaggatattttaattgattatttaaatactgaTGGGATAAGGCCCATAAAGGGTTattggattaaatccaaataacccttttcatcaaacaaggccaaaGAGATTGAAGGATTTTACCCGTGAAAACTTTGAAAGCGTCTGGAGTTGGCCTCTTTTCTGTCGCACGAAAGATCTGGGTTCTCCTGGCTAAGTAAATCCCAGGATCAACCACAATTGGCTGGATCCTTTGGTCCCTGCAGCAACAACACATTGACAGGTCAATGCaactcaaaaaataatattcaattcatTGGCCAGCTAGAGATATGCTTACTCTTTCCATCCAAGATCACTGGTGTGATCAATGAAGTTGACACCTCTCTGGACAGAGGAGAACACATGGGCCAAGTCTgccattataaataattaacaaaaaaattatcagAAGTGAAACAATGATCAACGTGAAAAAACCCAACTCTAAATACAAAAGAAAGAGAAGACGCAAAACATTATTGTATAAAAAACACTTTATATTCTCAATGAACAGTCATTTCTTACTGCATTTCATGTGATCAGTAACCAGATTCAGCCTTTCAGAGCTCTTAGAACTAAGTGTAGATCATAATAATACACAGAGTAGCAAAAAATCACTTAGTTGCAGCATGAGTGAGGATAGAACACAGATCTAATGATAGCCAGCAAGAGGGGAAATTCATCATAGTGCACTGATGCCACAAATATCATAATAAGCCTATTTGAAAACTGTTATTTTGTTACAATGTCTCATGATTCCACTGGCCAATTGTCGAAGTTAAAATTGaaagctttttttttttcatttccgGCTTCATTTGGTAAAGAAAATCTTCTAGATCATGATTCAGATAATTTGCGACGCTTGGCTTCATTTCATATGGAAATTTTTATGTTCTAGATCATGATCCATACTATTTCTACATCACAATCCATATAATAATCTCATTAATTGTGACATAACAAATGCTTGGTAGTTTTAACAAAGTTATCTTtttaaaaagggaaaaagaTTTGTGTAAGAAATATCATACTATTTCACATCAAGGATCTTGATCCAACTAGATAACAATTGACAGCTATCACTATCACCATAGAGGCACATGTACCATTATCTTAAACTGTGGAAAGCACATGTTCCACTATCTTGAactatcaaaaaaaatattccatTCAGCACATTGTTCAGGTATACACCCTCCATTCTCTATAGGATGCTTGGTTTCCCCTTTTTATGTAGCAAGAGAAAAATGGAATATCAAAGCATTTCAAATCTTAACTAAAAAGGGAAATCATTAACAAAGTGAATTGTATAGAATTTTTACAtttctcaacaaaaaaaatcaatgggCTTAtatgttatcacattttatgACCATGATCAGGAAActacatttattaaatttaaaaaaaaaaataacagtgATCAAGAAAATAGTAACCAATAAACCTCATAATTAAGATGTTTGCAAGGCATCTACACATTATAGGTTCAACCTCAAGCCCATATTACTACAATTAGTAGCATATAGTCCATGACAAGTTAATAGAAAAGAGTATTATTTCAGAACATATCCATGATTGGTCTCAACCTGAGAAGCTATCAATTAggtaaatattcaaaataaaatctcTTCCAAGCTCTTTATTTCTGGTTTCTAATTATCATACAGTCCAACAATTATATCCCTAAGTTGCAGGAATTTCTCTAAAGATCAATTTTCTTAACTTAATTAAAGCAGAAACTGAAAGAAAAATCAGTAAATCCAAAATTAACAGAAAGCAGAGATACCAAAGAGGCAAGACAAGGAGTTACATACCATCTTGAGTAAGCAAAGGATAATCGGCTGCATTCAAAGTAATGAACCAATCCCAACCAGTATCAACCTTCAACAGTATAGCTGCAGCGTGCAATGGAGCAACAATATTAGTTGCACCCATGTAAGTAACCGGATCAGGGTTCCCCACAATATCCACATTCCCAAAAGACTGAATTGCAGGCACAGACTTAACCAAAATTGCCAACCTTCGTCTCTCATTATCCGATCCATCTTTCCCTATGTGAAGCAGATAACGGTTACGCGGGTGATACACTGCAAGCAACAAGCGGAATAAGCGGTCAACATCGCCGCTTCCGCCGGAAATATAGTAGGCAAAGGCAGGAGGGTAGGCACGGCCGCGGCTGATAGTAGAGGCAAAGGGGCGATTGGGACTATAAGAATAGTAGGAGGCGCTAAACCCAGAGATCGATGAGAGAAAGAGCATGACAGAAACGAATGCGGCGGAGAAGAGAGCAAAGATCCATTTTTTATCAGCTCCCATGGCGACACACAGTGTAGTGATGAAGCATGGAGTAAGCGGAAATTTAGAGAGTGAGATTCGGGTAAGAATTGAGAATAGAGGATCGGATCTAGTAAGGAAGATGGAAGTTGGGATTTCAATAGAGATTTAGCAGGTCGACCGGTAATATCATTTGAAGAGAAGAGAGTAGTGGCTGACTTTGTTATTTGAACGGAGAGGAGAAGAGAGGGGAACTTACTTAGGGTTGTGTTTTGCAAAAATGATCAGAGAAGGAGAATCTCaaacatgatgatgatgatgatgagaagagGGCGGTTAGCGGTGGCGATGACGGTGGCGGTGGACGTATATGTGTGTGGGACTTCTCGGTCTCATTTCGATACCCCACCTAACACACTATGGCTGCCTGCTTATTCATTTTCACTATTGTACTTGTAAACTTCAACAAAGTGTGTTTGAtccaaattcaaataataaatggttggatttaaatatttcatccaAAATCTTGTTTTTATAGAACGATAttcatgttaaaaatattatggataATACGTAGgttaaaaaatgttgtattatagTTAGCGAGGGATGACtagtatattattaaattttttgttaGAGTATTATtgtgattaattaattgatgCTCGAGTCTTTGGTTAGTTGCtaagaagtttggattgatatACCTCATATGACAtactacatatttgagttagcATCCCAATTAATTTTTGGTGAACTATCTGATTTGAGAGGaatcgtcgaacttttaattatcgtagtcgtccgatgcgtattatttataatgttattattataacactTTCTGAGTTTCTGAAAAATCGGAACTTAGGAGTTCGATAACTTATTGaataacgttttttttttttcatgtcataTTTTATCGTTGTGATTAaacgatttttatcattttaatatacataGATAGTTTTCAGTTTTCGTAAAAATCTCATATCAAACCAGCCCTTAACATTCTACTACATACAAAAGACTCGAGATTGACTATTATGTGTAAACagatttagaaattttattttttatatttttgattgtttttgttATCAAAATCAGGTTACTTTTTaacgtttatatatttaaagggttatttttgaatttatttgtatgagaaataaataagttttactATTACAGTTGGCTTATTCTCTAAATTGGAAGTGTACGTTActttaaatacttttatttttttacttctttAGGGTTTGTCTCTGGTCcaaataaatcattatatatttatttctattgAATAACTCAAATCTAGTCAATTCAAATCTTGAGAATTAAAATGGAGACTCTTAATTTAGTaaacataaaattgaaaaataaattaaggaaGAGTAAGGATGAAAACTCAAATTTGTGGTTTTATGCTGTATTGATTCCTTCTTCATTTCATTCATAGGATTCTCAGGTCATTTATAAGCTTcctaaagtaataataattggGCTTAGTTCAAACATTTAAttccaattaatttaatattgtacaataataataattcaaattcttcAACTGCAAGGGTCAATCAAAGTCGTGGAGATTTGAGAACcacataatatttaatatatataattaggatGTAAATAAATAGTTGAATAAATTTGACAATTTCCTTAATAACAAAGTTTCTAAAAGCCAACCCTAAAATGGATGTGAATATGGGATATtggaattaatttaatttttttatatatttatatatagttagaATTTATGTAAGTAGTTGA
It encodes the following:
- the LOC124927153 gene encoding uncharacterized protein LOC124927153 isoform X2 — its product is MAFLFRKFQEAVKALAKNRSISRDPRHLQFEADINRLFLYTSYNRLGRDASEADIDEIIDMTKKAPFTDQQKQVQENIHSQVNAFCTRMDDILLPDHKGKNAPLDSQTNTAPIRSGLSLAVGRHPSIAPGHRPTVADTKPLKREELSKRLKDLVGYNVVIKPSEIPHKEAGLGLFVDGEADVGDVIAFYPGLVYSPAYYRYIPGYPRVNANNSYLITRYDGNVINAQPWGVGGESRELWDWSTSSFPVSKDNNDMKGSDRIWKMLSKPLDPTRTTGAGDILELRNPLAFAHFANHPGKDMSPNVMVCSYDFPLSEVKMRPYIPNVAFGGGREEVKMKKYGTFWFKSWGGGGSDAPPPPSLKSIVLVATRKLCGEEVLLNYRLSNSKLRPSWYTPVDEEEDRRRWS
- the LOC124927153 gene encoding uncharacterized protein LOC124927153 isoform X1 translates to MAFLFRKFQEAVKALAKNRSISRDPRHLQFEADINRLFLYTSYNRLGRDASEADIDEIIDMTKKAPFTDQQKQVQENIHSQVNAFCTRMDDILLPDHKGKNAPLDSQTNTAPIRSGLSLAVGRHPSIAPGHRPSNTAVADTKPLKREELSKRLKDLVGYNVVIKPSEIPHKEAGLGLFVDGEADVGDVIAFYPGLVYSPAYYRYIPGYPRVNANNSYLITRYDGNVINAQPWGVGGESRELWDWSTSSFPVSKDNNDMKGSDRIWKMLSKPLDPTRTTGAGDILELRNPLAFAHFANHPGKDMSPNVMVCSYDFPLSEVKMRPYIPNVAFGGGREEVKMKKYGTFWFKSWGGGGSDAPPPPSLKSIVLVATRKLCGEEVLLNYRLSNSKLRPSWYTPVDEEEDRRRWS
- the LOC124926361 gene encoding beta-glucuronosyltransferase GlcAT14A, with the protein product MGADKKWIFALFSAAFVSVMLFLSSISGFSASYYSYSPNRPFASTISRGRAYPPAFAYYISGGSGDVDRLFRLLLAVYHPRNRYLLHIGKDGSDNERRRLAILVKSVPAIQSFGNVDIVGNPDPVTYMGATNIVAPLHAAAILLKVDTGWDWFITLNAADYPLLTQDDLAHVFSSVQRGVNFIDHTSDLGWKEDQRIQPIVVDPGIYLARRTQIFRATEKRPTPDAFKVFTGSPWVVLSRSFLEYCVVGWDNLPRTLLMYFNNAILPQEVYFHTVICNSPEFKNTTVNSDLRYMMWDNPPKMEPHFLVASDYNQMVQSGAAFARQFQKDDPVLDMVDEKILKRGRNRVARGAWCGGRNSWWVDPCSQWGDVNVLKPGPQSKKFQDSITGLLDDWSSQSNQCK